One segment of Purpureocillium takamizusanense chromosome 7, complete sequence DNA contains the following:
- a CDS encoding uncharacterized protein (COG:E~COG:J~EggNog:ENOG503NVJB): MTSMAAESVATILCTAKQTRFHIDSPNYRELDVDGLGITVTSSEKGGAAPSAKGKSKARAEGIEILSGAKLRLKEGQRYALVGRNGTGKSTLLRAIHEKLIPGIPEGTRIAILQQSRLIDEDGVEKAGKEPTVLELVVDRATSRDVVEQEIQTLSEGVDASDAFGPVRALRTLKHERLQKRLFRLDKEARLRSGTRGMQARKALVAFEKVVADSKAELEQPREEVSSDSLQAETQEAADMLAELQLQVEPARLSQIETKAKKILTGLGFSEDRMAKPIASMSGGWHMRAALATALLQDADILILDEPTNFLDLLGIIWLQRYLGSLEDTERPPTLILVSHDRDFIGLCTDLLILKDKQLTYFHGDLPTYESSQAERKLWLRKMKEAQNKQRAHIEKTIQQNMKAGKANDDQNKIRQAKSRQKKLDDRWGMQVGAKGGRFKLNKELNGFFLKSREDIEIPPEERPVVITLPEPPDLRFPGSLLSVEKASYRYSPRTPMVIQDVSLTVGMGDRVGVLGLNGSGKSTLIKLLVGETRPTAGSVTTHPRLKLGYYSQHAIEDLKALGRDEPDLTALSLLARDVDGALNEGELRALLGELGLPGRIASDVPVAKLSGGQLVRCGLARLFWRRPHCLVLDEVTTHLDYETVTALRVALSQWDGAVVLVSHDRWFMRGAVEGNMDEGEDESAADSDEGDEAPRRRVVYRLKGGEMSVLSNGVDQFEQLMEKRASKLMDA, from the exons ATgacgtccatggccgccgagtCCGTGGCCACCATCCTCTGCACGGCCAAGCAGACTCGCTTTCACATCGACTCGCCCAACTACCGCGAG CTCGAcgttgacggcctcggcatcaCCGTCACGTCCAGCGaaaagggcggcgccgccccctcggCCAAGGGCAAGTCGAAAGCtcgcgccgagggcatcgagaTCCTCAGCGGTGCCAAGCTCCGCTTGAAAGAGGGCCAGAGATATGCCCTTGTTGGCCGCAACGGCACTGGTAAATCGA CGCTGCTACGAGCCATCCACGAGAAGCTCATTCCGGGCATCCCCGAGGGCACGAGGATCGCCATTCTGCAGCAGTCGAGATTgatcgacgaggacggtgTCGAGAAGGCAGGGAAAGAGCCCaccgtcctcgagctcgtcgtcgaccgcgCCACTTCGCGCGACGTAGTAGAGCAAGAGATCCAAA CTCTCtccgagggcgtcgatgcATCCGATGCCTTTGGCCCGGTGAGGGCTCTCAGGACGCTCAAGCATGAGCGCCTCCAGAAGCGGCTCTTCCGGCTTGACAaggaggcgcggctgcgcagCGGCACACGGGGCATGCAGGCGCGGAAAGCCCTGGTGGCCTTTGAAAAAGTCGTCGCCGACTCTAAAGCAGA GCTTGAGCAACCCCGGGAGGAGGTCTCGTCAGACAGCCTTCAGGCGGAGACGcaagaggccgccgacatgctcgccgagctccagctccaggtcGAGCCAGCGCGCCTCTCTCAGATCGagaccaaggccaagaagatcCTCACCGGCCTGGGCTTCTCCGAGGACCGCATGGCCAagcccatcgccagcatGTCGGGAGGCTGGCAcatgcgcgccgcgctcgccacggcgctgctccaggacgccgacatcctgatcctcgacgagccgacCAACTTCCTCGACCTCCTGGGCATCATCTGGCTGCAGCGCTACCTGGGCTCCCTCGAGGACACGGAGCGGCCGCCCACGCTGATCCTCGTCTCCCACGACCGCGACTTCATCGGCCTCTGCACCGACCTGCTCATCCTCAAGGACAAGCAGCTGACCTACTTCCACGGCGACCTGCCCACCTACGAGTCGTCGCAGGCGGAGCGCAAGCTGTGGCTGCGCAAGATGAAGGAGGCGCAGAACAAGCAGCGCGCGCACATTGAGAAGACGATCCAGCAGAACATgaaggccggcaaggccaacgacgaccaaAACAAGATCCGCCAGGCCAAGTCGCggcagaagaagctcgacgaccGCTGGGGCATGCAGGTcggcgccaagggcggccGCTTCAAGCTCAACAAGGAGCTCAACGGCTTCTTTCTCAAGTCCCGCGAGGACATTGAGATCCCGCCCGAGGAgcgccccgtcgtcatcacgcTGCCGGAACCGCCAGACCTGCGCTTCCCCGGGTCGCTGCTGTCCGTGGAGAAGGCGTCGTACCGCTACTCGCCCAGGACGCCCATGGTCATCCAGGACGTCAGCCTCACCGTCGGCATGGGCGACCGCGTGGGTGTGCTGGGCCTCAACGGCTCCGGCAAGTCGACCCTCATCAAGCTCCTGGTCGGGGAGACGCGTCCGACGGCGGGGAGCGTCACCACGCACCCGCGCCTGAAGCTCGGGTACTACTCGCAGCACGCCATCGAGGACCTCAAGGCGCtcgggcgcgacgagcccgacCTCACGGCCCTGTCGCTCCTGGCGCgggacgtcgacggcgcgctcaacgagggcgagctccgcgcgctgctcggcgagctgggcctACCGGGGCGCATCGCGTCCGACGTCCCCGTGGCGAAGCTctcgggcgggcagctcgtgCGGTGCGGGCTCGCGCGCCTgttctggcggcggccgcactGCCTGGTGCTGGACGAGGTGACGACGCACCTCGACTAcgagacggtgacggcgctgcgcgtcgCGCTGAGCCAGtgggacggcgccgtggtgctgGTGAGCCACGACAGGTGGTTcatgcgcggcgccgtcgaggggaACATGGACGAGGGTGAGGAcgagagcgccgccgacagcgacgagggcgacgaggcgccgcgccggagGGTCGTGTACAGGCTCAAGGGAGGGGAGATGAGCGTGCTGAGCAATGGCGTGGACCAGTTTGAGCAGCTGATGGAGAAGCGGGCGTCGAAGCTCATGGACGCATAA